One window from the genome of Candidatus Synechococcus calcipolaris G9 encodes:
- a CDS encoding ABC transporter substrate-binding protein has protein sequence MGQGYRQGWQWILVIFVVLTVFIGGCSPQQFRAQSAEGSQLITSVLSDPKTFNYLLSQESPNVFGYIYEGLLRENGVTGELEPGLAESWQVNPETLEITFTLQPGLKWSDGEPLTSEDVVFTYNDLYLNTQIPTDTRDILRIGREGQFPAVMAMGDLQVKFTLPEPFAPFLRTTGLPILPAHILRPYVEQLDSSGKPLIISMWGTDTDPAEVIANGPFIMDRYRTNQRLIFRRNPYYWKQPEPYLERLIWQIVESTDTAMLQFRSGGLDVLGVTPENFALLKREEKPGNFRIYNGGPSSTTNFISFNLNKGQRNGRPLVDPIKSAWFNNVTFRRAIAHAIDRQRMINNVYQGLGELQNSPISVQSPYFLSPEQGLKVYAYDPEMAKELLLGAGFRYNNRNQLEDAQGNRVRFSLMTNAGNKVRESLAAQIMQDLGQIGIQVDLQFVAFGALVDKLSNTLEWDCHLLGFTGGTEPNNGANIWLPDGLLHSFNQKPSPEQEPLVGREVADWEQRIGDLYIQGAQELDESQRKAIYAETQQLTQEYLPFIYLVNPYSLSAFRNHVTGVKPSGLGGPLWNISEIKIQE, from the coding sequence ATGGGTCAGGGGTATCGTCAAGGGTGGCAATGGATTCTCGTTATTTTTGTTGTTTTAACTGTCTTTATTGGCGGTTGCAGTCCCCAACAATTTCGGGCCCAGAGTGCCGAGGGTTCCCAACTCATTACCAGTGTGCTGTCGGATCCAAAAACCTTTAATTATCTCCTCAGTCAGGAATCCCCCAATGTCTTTGGCTATATTTATGAGGGGTTACTACGGGAAAATGGTGTAACTGGGGAATTAGAGCCGGGCCTAGCGGAGTCCTGGCAGGTGAATCCGGAAACCCTAGAAATTACGTTTACGTTGCAGCCAGGTTTGAAATGGTCTGACGGTGAACCCCTGACCAGTGAAGATGTGGTTTTTACCTACAATGATCTTTACCTGAATACCCAAATTCCCACCGATACCCGCGATATTTTGCGTATTGGCCGAGAGGGACAGTTTCCGGCAGTGATGGCTATGGGCGATCTCCAGGTCAAATTTACCCTACCGGAACCCTTTGCGCCTTTCCTACGCACGACGGGATTACCCATTCTGCCGGCCCATATTTTGCGCCCCTACGTTGAGCAACTCGATAGTTCAGGCAAACCCCTAATTATTAGCATGTGGGGTACGGATACGGATCCAGCGGAGGTGATTGCCAACGGCCCGTTCATTATGGATCGCTACCGCACGAATCAGCGACTCATTTTTAGGCGGAATCCTTACTATTGGAAGCAACCGGAACCCTATCTAGAACGATTGATTTGGCAAATTGTGGAATCCACGGATACCGCCATGCTCCAATTCCGTTCCGGCGGCTTAGATGTTTTGGGCGTAACCCCAGAAAATTTTGCCCTATTGAAGCGGGAGGAAAAACCAGGAAATTTTCGGATTTACAATGGTGGCCCGTCATCGACGACGAACTTTATTAGTTTTAATCTCAACAAAGGGCAGCGCAATGGTCGCCCCTTGGTGGATCCGATCAAATCTGCTTGGTTTAATAATGTTACCTTTCGCCGGGCGATCGCCCATGCCATTGATCGGCAGCGGATGATCAACAATGTCTATCAAGGCCTAGGAGAACTACAAAATTCACCCATTTCTGTGCAAAGCCCCTACTTTCTATCCCCAGAGCAGGGTCTCAAGGTGTATGCCTACGACCCAGAAATGGCCAAAGAACTGCTTCTAGGGGCAGGATTTAGGTATAACAACCGCAATCAACTGGAAGATGCCCAAGGCAATCGGGTTCGATTTTCATTAATGACGAATGCGGGTAATAAAGTGAGGGAATCCCTAGCTGCCCAGATTATGCAGGACTTAGGGCAAATTGGTATCCAAGTGGATCTGCAATTTGTTGCCTTCGGTGCCTTAGTGGATAAACTCTCCAATACCCTGGAGTGGGATTGCCATCTGTTGGGCTTTACCGGCGGAACTGAACCCAATAATGGTGCAAATATTTGGCTACCGGATGGCCTCCTCCATTCCTTTAATCAAAAACCTAGCCCAGAGCAGGAACCCCTTGTGGGCCGGGAAGTGGCCGACTGGGAGCAACGCATTGGCGATCTCTATATTCAAGGGGCCCAAGAACTGGACGAAAGCCAACGAAAAGCAATCTACGCAGAAACACAACAACTCACCCAAGAATATTTACCCTTTATTTATTTGGTGAATCCCTACTCTTTATCTGCCTTTCGTAATCATGTCACTGGCGTTAAACCCAGTGGCTTGGGGGGCCCACTCTGGAATATTTCTGAAATCAAAATCCAAGAGTAA
- a CDS encoding DUF1778 domain-containing protein, translated as MYNPDAKGSVSQIRDVTINIRAKQNQRDVIDHAAQVQGKSRSEFMLESSYQKAQDVLLDRSFFELDELKFKQFVALLDATPMPNEKLRTLLTTPAPWD; from the coding sequence ATGTATAATCCAGACGCTAAAGGGTCAGTTAGCCAGATCCGCGATGTCACAATCAATATTCGAGCCAAGCAAAACCAGCGAGATGTAATTGATCATGCGGCTCAAGTGCAGGGCAAGAGTCGCTCAGAATTTATGCTTGAGTCATCCTATCAGAAAGCCCAAGACGTTCTTCTAGACCGGAGCTTCTTCGAGTTAGATGAACTTAAGTTTAAGCAATTTGTCGCGCTGCTAGATGCAACACCTATGCCAAATGAGAAGCTACGCACATTACTGACGACTCCGGCTCCGTGGGATTAG
- a CDS encoding GNAT family N-acetyltransferase produces MGLDVDRLDLCPPEKLNSSHRVESFNSGNSHLDDWLKRRALKNELEGASRTYVLCDDEKMVIAYYCLANGAVAQPSATGRVRRNMPDPIPVMVIGRLAVDRPWQGKGIGRGLLRDAILRTLQAAEIAGIRAILVHAISEDAKQFYQKFGFTASPLDPMTLMVKLGDAHASLG; encoded by the coding sequence GTGGGATTAGATGTAGATCGGCTTGATCTCTGCCCACCTGAAAAATTGAATTCATCACATCGAGTTGAAAGCTTTAACTCAGGTAATAGTCACTTAGACGACTGGCTTAAGCGTCGTGCTTTAAAGAATGAGTTAGAGGGAGCTTCACGCACTTATGTTCTTTGCGATGACGAAAAAATGGTCATTGCCTATTACTGCCTTGCTAATGGAGCCGTGGCACAACCTTCTGCAACAGGCCGGGTTCGACGTAATATGCCCGATCCGATTCCGGTTATGGTGATTGGACGACTGGCGGTTGATCGTCCGTGGCAAGGTAAAGGTATTGGGCGTGGTCTACTGCGAGATGCCATACTGCGTACTCTTCAAGCTGCTGAAATTGCTGGAATACGGGCGATTCTTGTACATGCCATCTCGGAAGATGCAAAGCAGTTTTATCAGAAGTTTGGTTTTACGGCTTCACCTCTCGATCCAATGACACTGATGGTAAAACTTGGCGATGCCCATGCTTCCCTCGGCTAA
- a CDS encoding 2-isopropylmalate synthase — protein MSIKFPPQSVDRVLIFDTTLRDGEQSPGASLNVDEKLTIARQLARLGVDIIEAGFPFASPGDFEAVQRIAETIGTESGPVICGLARTTRADIEAAAKALQPAFYRRIHTFIATSDIHLEYKLKKSRADVLAIAPEMVAYAKTFVEDVEFSPEDAGRSDPEFLYQVLEQVIAAGATTINIPDTVGYTTPNEFGGLIRGIKENVPNIDQAVISVHGHNDLGLAVANFLDAVKNGARQLECTINGIGERAGNAALEELVMALYVRRQYYNPFLGRSPQLEEPLTNIDTRQIYKTSRLVSNLTGMLIQPNKAIVGANAFAHESGIHQDGVLKNKRTYEIMDAQLIGLADNQIVLGKLSGRNAFATRLKELGFELTETELNKAFVRFKDLADKKKEITDWDLEAIAKDESQAVDVNGYQLEFVQVSCGDHAQPTATVTIRTPQGEELTDAAIGTGPVDAVYRAINRVVGLPNRLIEYSVQSVTAGIDAIGEVTIRLQEGDRIHSGHAANTDVIVASAQAYMNALNRLYRVLEQRSPQVESTIEATDTDVVELV, from the coding sequence ATGAGCATCAAGTTTCCACCCCAGTCTGTCGATCGCGTTTTGATTTTTGATACCACCCTTCGGGATGGAGAGCAGTCCCCCGGTGCATCCCTCAATGTGGATGAGAAACTAACGATCGCCCGTCAATTAGCTCGTCTTGGGGTTGATATTATTGAAGCTGGGTTTCCCTTTGCCAGTCCTGGGGATTTTGAAGCGGTGCAACGGATTGCTGAAACAATTGGCACGGAATCTGGGCCAGTCATTTGTGGCTTGGCCCGCACCACCCGCGCCGATATTGAGGCCGCGGCTAAGGCCCTCCAGCCCGCATTCTATCGCCGCATTCACACCTTTATTGCCACCTCGGATATTCACCTGGAATACAAACTCAAAAAAAGTCGGGCAGATGTGCTGGCGATCGCCCCGGAGATGGTGGCCTATGCCAAGACTTTTGTCGAGGATGTGGAATTTTCCCCAGAGGACGCTGGGCGTTCCGATCCAGAATTTTTGTATCAGGTCTTGGAGCAGGTGATTGCTGCTGGAGCCACAACCATTAATATTCCAGATACGGTGGGCTACACAACCCCCAATGAATTTGGTGGTTTAATCCGTGGCATCAAGGAAAATGTACCCAATATTGATCAAGCAGTCATCTCAGTCCATGGCCATAATGATCTGGGATTGGCAGTGGCCAACTTCCTGGACGCGGTGAAAAATGGGGCCCGCCAACTGGAATGTACGATTAATGGCATTGGCGAACGGGCGGGTAATGCGGCCCTAGAAGAACTGGTGATGGCACTCTACGTGCGGCGACAGTACTACAATCCCTTTTTGGGGCGATCGCCGCAGTTGGAGGAACCCCTGACAAATATCGATACCCGCCAAATTTATAAAACCTCTCGCCTAGTGTCTAACTTGACCGGCATGTTGATTCAACCCAACAAGGCGATCGTGGGTGCCAATGCCTTTGCCCATGAATCCGGTATTCACCAGGATGGGGTACTGAAAAATAAGCGCACCTACGAAATTATGGATGCCCAGTTGATTGGCCTGGCGGATAATCAGATTGTTCTGGGTAAACTTTCCGGCCGAAATGCCTTTGCCACCCGCCTGAAGGAATTGGGTTTTGAACTCACAGAAACGGAATTGAATAAAGCCTTTGTGCGGTTTAAGGATCTTGCCGATAAGAAAAAAGAAATTACCGACTGGGATCTGGAGGCGATCGCCAAGGATGAAAGCCAAGCGGTGGATGTAAACGGCTATCAATTGGAATTTGTCCAGGTATCCTGCGGAGATCATGCCCAGCCAACGGCCACTGTAACCATTCGCACACCCCAAGGGGAAGAATTAACGGATGCGGCCATCGGAACCGGCCCGGTGGATGCGGTGTATCGGGCCATTAATCGGGTGGTGGGACTCCCCAATCGCCTGATTGAATATTCCGTTCAGTCGGTGACGGCAGGGATTGATGCCATTGGTGAAGTAACCATTCGGCTCCAGGAGGGCGATCGTATCCATTCGGGCCATGCCGCTAATACGGATGTGATTGTTGCCTCTGCCCAAGCCTACATGAATGCCCTAAATCGTCTTTATCGTGTCCTTGAGCAGCGATCGCCCCAGGTTGAGAGCACCATTGAGGCCACGGATACAGATGTGGTTGAATTGGTCTAG
- a CDS encoding CapA family protein, translating to MQATIQDLWLQARLGHPGAIAHLMNRNLQIKGIRAQARRQGSCLQIMLESARSLPPDACLQYILRGLKRLDPDGIISIRVHGRLQGDDWPEWTKNLDLKSVLPQSMVDTTISTALATPQSALNPAKTLAAETVTPQLSPPAAIAPEITSGPATPADPALSSPSPNATRTTPQRSSTVALGLFAVASAGVLGWQWYAQNLLTEPVPALPSNQEQSSPDANPLSPVPESLPGLIDQNQAPAMRRIRIKSVGDMVPGTNFPNNRLPEDPHRLFEAIKPYLQGADILLGNYESTLTDHPHPFKDTSRGMTFAFRSPPSYAKLFREVGFNILNIANNHSYDFNEQGFQDTMRHIREAGMEVVGDENQIVYMEANGVKTAFIGFATYPGQNQVQDLKGGAALVQQAKKNADVVVVTFHAGAEGSDAIHTRNQTEYFYGENRGNIVQFSRVMIDHGADLVIGHGPHVPRALELYKGRLIAYSLGNFIGYKTLGTAGVLGKSLILDVELDGSGRFIDGKIIPVRLDNQGIPRLDNDFASVQLIRRLTATDFPATPLEIDRLGQIISSEEQQEEVRQSQ from the coding sequence ATGCAGGCAACGATTCAAGACCTCTGGCTACAGGCTCGGTTGGGCCATCCTGGGGCGATCGCCCATTTAATGAATCGTAATCTACAGATTAAGGGGATTCGGGCCCAGGCCCGTCGCCAGGGAAGTTGCTTGCAAATCATGTTGGAGTCGGCCCGATCTCTCCCCCCCGATGCCTGCCTCCAGTACATTTTGCGGGGGCTGAAACGGCTAGATCCCGACGGCATTATCAGTATTCGCGTCCATGGACGGCTTCAGGGGGACGACTGGCCGGAATGGACTAAAAACCTTGACCTAAAATCCGTACTGCCCCAATCCATGGTGGATACCACCATTTCCACCGCCCTGGCCACCCCCCAATCCGCCCTCAACCCAGCTAAAACTCTAGCAGCAGAAACCGTTACTCCCCAGCTTTCCCCTCCGGCTGCGATCGCTCCAGAGATAACCAGTGGGCCAGCCACCCCAGCGGATCCTGCCCTATCCTCCCCAAGCCCTAATGCCACTCGTACCACTCCCCAGCGGTCATCCACTGTGGCCCTGGGATTATTTGCTGTGGCCAGTGCAGGGGTACTAGGTTGGCAATGGTATGCCCAAAACCTCTTGACCGAGCCAGTCCCTGCCCTCCCCTCCAATCAAGAGCAGAGCAGCCCCGATGCCAATCCCCTGAGTCCTGTCCCAGAATCCCTACCCGGTTTAATTGACCAGAATCAGGCCCCAGCCATGCGACGAATTCGGATTAAATCTGTCGGAGACATGGTTCCCGGTACTAACTTCCCCAATAATCGTCTGCCTGAGGATCCCCATCGTTTATTTGAGGCCATTAAACCCTATCTCCAGGGGGCAGATATTCTCTTAGGCAACTACGAAAGTACCCTGACGGATCATCCCCACCCCTTCAAGGATACAAGTCGAGGCATGACCTTTGCCTTCCGATCGCCCCCGTCCTATGCCAAGTTATTTCGGGAGGTGGGGTTCAACATCCTCAATATTGCCAATAACCATAGCTACGACTTTAATGAGCAGGGCTTCCAGGATACGATGCGCCATATCAGAGAGGCTGGCATGGAAGTTGTTGGGGATGAAAATCAGATTGTTTATATGGAAGCCAACGGTGTAAAAACAGCCTTTATTGGCTTTGCCACCTATCCAGGACAAAATCAAGTTCAAGACCTCAAAGGTGGTGCGGCCCTGGTTCAGCAAGCCAAGAAAAACGCCGATGTGGTAGTTGTGACGTTTCATGCTGGGGCCGAAGGATCCGATGCCATTCATACCCGTAACCAAACGGAATACTTTTATGGTGAAAATCGCGGTAATATTGTTCAGTTTTCCCGGGTAATGATTGATCATGGGGCGGATCTAGTGATTGGCCATGGCCCCCACGTTCCCCGCGCCTTGGAATTGTATAAAGGTCGCTTAATCGCCTACTCCCTCGGCAATTTCATCGGTTATAAAACCCTGGGAACCGCCGGGGTATTAGGTAAATCCCTCATTTTAGATGTGGAGTTGGATGGTTCCGGTCGCTTTATTGATGGCAAGATTATTCCTGTGCGCCTAGATAATCAGGGTATTCCCCGCTTAGACAATGATTTTGCCTCCGTACAACTCATCCGCCGGTTAACTGCCACGGATTTTCCGGCAACTCCCCTTGAAATAGATCGCCTCGGACAAATTATTTCCAGTGAAGAACAGCAGGAAGAAGTTAGGCAATCCCAGTGA
- the cysS gene encoding cysteine--tRNA ligase, whose amino-acid sequence MTLHLYNTLTRSLQVFSPLHNHRVTIYACGVTVYDYCHLGHARSYIGWDVLRRYLTFCGYQVQYVQNFTDIDDKILRRAAQEGVTMAEISDRYIAAYHQDMARLNILPAAAYPRATEVIEDIIQLIADLIDQGVAYAVEGDVYYAVEAFPAYGKLSGRSLDQMTAGASGRTHEQDTKKRHPLDFALWKALKPEEKQVYTPWPSPWGLGRPGWHIECSAMVRQAFGGTIDIHSGGMDLVFPHHENEIAQSEAATRKTLAHFWLHNGFVTVSAEKMSKSLGNFTTIRQLLDSGVDPMALRLLVLQAQYRKPLDFTPAALESAENGWKTLRQALQFAEYHPDLCPQSLKNKDGDRVEPQPERGSQHLHRFQGAMDEDINTAEALAVVFEVAKELNRSHNQLTHGGEAPHSPPELAQLWRDLVQMTTILGLEITAPSSGSHPETSTQETMEQDPDLGLSPGEIEDLIQQRAQARQAKNYSEGDRLRDLLADHGIKLIDQKDGSTRWIKVNS is encoded by the coding sequence ATGACTCTGCACCTATACAATACCCTGACGCGATCGCTACAAGTTTTTAGCCCCCTTCACAATCATCGCGTTACCATCTATGCCTGTGGAGTCACGGTTTACGATTATTGCCATTTGGGCCACGCCCGTTCCTATATTGGCTGGGATGTGCTGCGACGGTATCTCACCTTTTGTGGCTATCAGGTACAGTATGTCCAAAATTTTACGGATATTGATGATAAAATTCTGCGCCGGGCCGCCCAAGAAGGCGTAACCATGGCCGAGATCAGCGATCGCTACATTGCCGCATACCACCAGGATATGGCCCGGCTGAATATCCTACCCGCCGCTGCTTACCCCCGTGCCACAGAAGTCATTGAAGACATTATCCAACTGATTGCAGATTTAATCGATCAAGGGGTTGCTTATGCCGTTGAAGGGGACGTGTACTACGCGGTAGAAGCCTTTCCTGCCTATGGCAAGCTCTCGGGCCGGAGCCTGGATCAAATGACCGCTGGGGCCAGTGGCCGCACCCATGAGCAGGATACAAAGAAACGTCATCCCCTGGATTTTGCCCTCTGGAAAGCTCTGAAACCGGAGGAAAAACAAGTCTATACTCCCTGGCCGTCCCCCTGGGGCTTGGGCCGTCCCGGTTGGCACATTGAATGCTCGGCGATGGTGCGGCAGGCCTTTGGCGGAACCATTGATATTCATAGTGGCGGCATGGATTTAGTTTTTCCCCACCATGAAAATGAAATTGCCCAATCCGAGGCCGCAACGCGCAAAACCCTGGCCCATTTCTGGCTACACAATGGGTTTGTCACCGTCAGTGCCGAGAAAATGTCCAAGTCCCTGGGCAACTTCACCACGATTCGTCAACTGTTGGATTCGGGGGTGGATCCGATGGCCCTACGACTATTAGTGTTGCAGGCGCAGTATCGTAAGCCCCTAGATTTTACGCCAGCGGCCCTGGAGAGTGCCGAAAATGGCTGGAAAACCCTGCGCCAAGCCCTGCAATTTGCGGAGTATCACCCTGATCTATGCCCCCAGTCTCTTAAGAATAAGGATGGGGATAGGGTTGAACCCCAACCGGAGCGAGGTAGTCAACATCTACACAGGTTCCAAGGGGCCATGGATGAAGATATCAATACCGCCGAAGCCCTAGCGGTTGTCTTTGAGGTGGCCAAGGAGTTAAACCGTAGCCATAATCAACTCACCCATGGCGGTGAAGCTCCCCATAGCCCCCCGGAGTTAGCTCAACTTTGGCGGGATCTAGTGCAAATGACGACGATTCTTGGCCTAGAGATCACCGCCCCATCCTCTGGCTCCCACCCAGAAACATCTACCCAAGAAACGATGGAGCAAGACCCTGATTTAGGGTTATCCCCAGGGGAAATAGAAGACCTAATTCAGCAGCGGGCGCAGGCACGACAGGCAAAAAATTACAGCGAGGGCGATCGCCTACGGGATCTATTGGCTGATCATGGGATTAAACTCATTGATCAAAAGGATGGATCAACCCGTTGGATCAAAGTGAATTCGTGA
- a CDS encoding potassium channel family protein — translation MYVLICGAGMMGLELAKSLIHSSHTLAIVDTDPLACQYAREKIGIMAFEGSAVNTTTLLEAGIRKADAIIAALREDALNLAMVTLSKHYGVPQILVRMRNPDFDEPYRLAGATHIISTTELAISRVVSAIEYPQVDAMMHFEQGKVEVLKLRIPEKCSIVGRSLAELAQDPQFPPGTLIIGYQAHTHEDLIIPNGNTVLENGSTILAVTKPDLLHQFLDFVS, via the coding sequence ATGTACGTTCTGATTTGTGGAGCCGGAATGATGGGCCTGGAATTGGCTAAATCCCTCATCCATTCATCCCATACTCTGGCGATCGTGGATACGGATCCCCTCGCTTGCCAGTATGCCCGGGAAAAAATTGGCATCATGGCCTTTGAAGGCAGTGCGGTGAATACCACCACCCTCTTGGAAGCGGGAATTCGCAAGGCTGATGCCATTATCGCCGCGTTGCGGGAAGATGCCCTGAATCTCGCCATGGTGACCCTATCTAAGCATTACGGCGTACCCCAAATTTTAGTGCGGATGCGAAATCCTGATTTTGATGAACCCTATCGCCTCGCTGGGGCTACCCATATTATTAGCACGACGGAACTGGCGATCTCGCGGGTGGTGAGTGCCATTGAATACCCCCAGGTTGATGCTATGATGCACTTTGAACAGGGAAAAGTCGAAGTCTTAAAATTGCGAATCCCGGAAAAATGCTCCATTGTCGGTCGCTCCCTTGCGGAACTGGCCCAAGATCCCCAGTTCCCCCCCGGAACCCTAATTATTGGCTACCAGGCCCACACCCATGAAGATTTAATCATTCCCAATGGCAATACGGTTTTAGAAAATGGTTCAACGATTTTAGCGGTGACGAAACCCGATCTGCTACATCAATTTCTGGATTTTGTGAGTTAG
- a CDS encoding ABC1 kinase family protein: MLASITFKYGPGRQNRKPQLSLIRRQQQICSAFLAFAWQLGWDSLWRRQSPKLRRKRARWLMHKLLDLGPTFIKIGQFLSTRIDLLPLEYIQALSELQDRVPPFSSERAIATIEEGLGHPLDDLYAYFEPTPLAAASLGQVHRARLHSGEEVVVKVQRPNLETILELDYRAVGQLVRWCDRYVPHSRRYELESIYEEFFSILFREIDYIQEGENADRFRENFAQVGYITVPKVYWEYTARHVLTMEYLPGIRVDNRAALEAFGLSPQQINQQGICCYLKQLLQDGFFHADPHPGNLAVSKEGHLIFYDYGMMTDVAAMNQEQMVRTFFAVMKKDAPQVIITLTELGLITPVADMEPVQRVMQVILDRFTERPVDVQVFTEMQDEVYALFEQQPFRLPAKMTYILKSLTTLDGIARSLDPEYNLTAAAQPFVKTLVVNAKPGQGMGELARQARQLIQQRLNQPSRLELRLQRLEERLDRGEISVQIRNPTSDRQLRRLERLLICVLYACISGFTLLAGALLIVAQLPGWGILLFMISGLGAVALIRQWFRLIWPWR; this comes from the coding sequence GTGCTGGCATCGATTACTTTCAAGTATGGCCCAGGCCGTCAAAACCGCAAACCTCAACTCTCTTTGATCCGGCGACAGCAGCAAATTTGTAGTGCCTTTCTCGCCTTTGCCTGGCAGTTGGGGTGGGATTCTCTGTGGCGGCGGCAATCTCCTAAGCTCCGACGAAAACGGGCCCGCTGGCTGATGCACAAATTGTTAGACTTGGGCCCCACGTTTATTAAAATTGGTCAGTTTCTCTCGACTCGCATTGATCTACTGCCCCTGGAATATATTCAAGCCCTCAGTGAACTCCAGGATCGGGTTCCCCCCTTTAGCTCGGAACGGGCGATCGCCACCATTGAAGAGGGTTTAGGCCATCCCCTTGATGATTTATACGCTTATTTTGAACCCACGCCCCTCGCCGCGGCCAGTTTAGGCCAGGTGCATCGGGCCCGCCTCCATTCTGGGGAAGAGGTGGTGGTCAAGGTACAGCGGCCCAATTTAGAGACTATTTTGGAGTTGGATTATCGGGCCGTGGGGCAGTTAGTCCGCTGGTGCGATCGCTATGTTCCCCACAGTCGCCGCTATGAACTCGAAAGTATCTACGAGGAATTTTTTAGTATTTTATTTCGGGAAATTGACTATATCCAGGAGGGGGAAAATGCCGATCGCTTCCGGGAGAACTTCGCCCAGGTGGGCTATATCACGGTTCCTAAGGTGTACTGGGAATACACTGCCCGCCATGTCCTCACCATGGAGTATTTGCCCGGTATCCGCGTTGATAATCGTGCTGCCCTTGAGGCCTTTGGCTTAAGTCCCCAACAGATCAATCAACAGGGTATTTGCTGCTACCTCAAACAACTCCTCCAGGACGGTTTTTTCCATGCGGATCCCCATCCGGGAAATCTGGCGGTGAGTAAGGAAGGTCATTTAATTTTCTATGACTACGGCATGATGACGGACGTGGCGGCCATGAACCAGGAGCAGATGGTACGCACATTTTTTGCGGTGATGAAAAAAGATGCCCCCCAGGTGATTATTACCCTCACGGAATTGGGATTGATTACCCCCGTTGCCGATATGGAGCCGGTACAGCGGGTAATGCAGGTGATTTTGGATCGGTTTACGGAGCGGCCCGTGGATGTGCAGGTGTTTACGGAGATGCAGGACGAAGTGTACGCCCTCTTTGAGCAGCAACCCTTTCGTTTACCGGCGAAAATGACCTATATCCTCAAATCCCTAACCACATTGGATGGCATTGCCCGCAGTTTAGACCCAGAGTACAATCTCACGGCGGCGGCCCAGCCCTTTGTGAAAACCCTGGTGGTGAATGCAAAACCGGGGCAGGGTATGGGGGAATTGGCCCGACAAGCCCGGCAACTCATTCAGCAAAGACTCAATCAACCCAGTCGCCTAGAATTGCGGCTTCAGCGTTTAGAGGAACGCCTGGATCGGGGAGAGATTTCGGTGCAAATTCGTAACCCCACCAGCGATCGCCAACTGCGCCGTTTAGAGCGGCTCTTGATCTGCGTCCTCTATGCCTGTATTAGTGGGTTTACCCTTTTGGCAGGGGCCCTATTAATTGTGGCCCAACTACCGGGGTGGGGGATTCTATTATTTATGATCTCTGGGTTAGGGGCGGTGGCCCTAATCCGCCAATGGTTCCGTTTAATTTGGCCGTGGCGGTAG